A single genomic interval of Pyrus communis chromosome 7, drPyrComm1.1, whole genome shotgun sequence harbors:
- the LOC137740224 gene encoding uncharacterized protein → MEKEDLEIQDRHGYTALFHLVREYPEMVEVAKRMVAKNHNLLTNLPDDDTQNPLVIHAEREEKGERMARYLYSFTRETLRVVDGAELISLGFRRRRFDIVWDLIQRYPQLAVVKDYNMDYNRDIPLATLASNRSTFLSGSRLSLWENLIYYGIRIKPLLPIKESDQSDQRHLSNKKENQSPLSNQNENQWHLNSSGILHVCNAIWLLLMPW, encoded by the exons ATGGAAAAGGAAGACCTGGAAATACAAGACAGACATGGTTATACAGCTTTGTTTCATTTAGTGAGAGAATATCCAGAAATGGTTGAAGTAGCCAAACGCATGGTTGCAAAGAACCACAATTTACTTACAAATTTACCTGATGATGACACCCAGAACCCTCTAGTTATCCACGCTGAGAGGGAGGAAAAAGGGGAAAGAATGGCTCGCTATCTCTATTCCTTCACTCGTGAAACACTAAGAGTTGTCGATGGTGCTGAACTTATTTCTCTCGGTTTTCGTCGCAGAAGATTTG ATATTGTGTGGGATTTGATTCAACGTTACCCGCAATTGGCTGTGGTTAAAGACTACAACATGGACTACAACAGGGATATTCCCTTAGCAACATTGGCCAGTAATCGTTCAACATTTTTAAGTGGAAGCCGGCTCAGTTTATGGGAAAATTTGATCTATTACG GTATACGCATAAAACCTCTTCTTCCCATTAAGGAAAGTGACCAGAGTGATCAAAGGCATCTCTCAAACAAAAAAGAGAATCAAAGCCCTCTGTCAAACCAAAATGAGAATCAATGGCATCTCAATTCCTCAGGTATTTTACATGTCTGCAATGCAATTTGGCTTTTGTTAATGCCATGGTAA